One window from the genome of Rufibacter tibetensis encodes:
- a CDS encoding fasciclin domain-containing protein: MIKSTKVVLYFLSLLVLLTNCNDKDEYYARPENLEPAIYQQLEAKGNFKNFLALIDKAEYKSILSAAGYWTLFAPNDQAFTKYFAAKGISGVDAMTKEAAIQIVSYALVYNAFMTDRLDDYQSNTGWMVDQAFKRRTAYYKGVYTGPARVGNQVLPNQHIISGNRPGNYVFADNNNKYIPYFMQIFFANQQLSGSDYNFFYPGSNWNGTMHVANAKVVTPNIIAENGVIHEIDEVILPLENIEEYMAGKSEYSVFRGLFEKYMVYYQENAEATARNKVLTGSANPVYAKIYDGLLEFALNDEGFEVRGANRQNNEGQSNTYTIFAPKNDVATNYINNVLLQHYSSLDEMPIEIIRDFLNAHMFPSAVWPSKFRQAPLKTSEEARIDPGSNVVDAKILSNGFFYGTNKVQEANVFHTVYGKAYLDPKYSLMIRALAGYKESLTLPNVKYTLFLISNDVLTAAGFSWDTRFNYWVYTPPTGGATVTGPQALVRLQRIIDQHIVPAGDNRNTVFSDLSGEGIIQTFSEEYIRYNNNKVFAAGNVDKREVVNLTGPVQASNGVVYYVDKILNFSELKPSQHIAANPLFSHFFNYLRNSSLMYDATTLDVKGTTVGTPYTYLIPTNAAIQQAVKDGILPGAVATGVPNFNPTTAQQREQVANFIQYHIIAKEQVPAKNQPEDPRGYETLFQDVNGNVGIVGVSYVAGQMVITDAHNRKANVIKANSNVLSNRAIIHQLDNYLRYRDN; the protein is encoded by the coding sequence ATGATTAAATCTACAAAAGTTGTATTGTACTTCCTGTCGCTTTTAGTTCTCTTGACTAATTGCAATGACAAAGATGAATATTACGCAAGACCTGAAAACCTGGAGCCCGCTATTTACCAGCAACTAGAAGCCAAGGGTAATTTCAAAAACTTTTTAGCCCTGATTGATAAGGCTGAGTACAAAAGCATCTTGAGTGCTGCCGGGTATTGGACCCTTTTTGCACCCAATGACCAGGCATTCACCAAATACTTTGCAGCAAAGGGTATTTCTGGGGTAGATGCCATGACGAAGGAAGCAGCCATCCAGATTGTTTCCTACGCTCTGGTTTATAATGCTTTCATGACCGACCGACTTGATGATTATCAGTCAAACACCGGTTGGATGGTAGACCAGGCGTTCAAGCGCAGAACAGCTTATTATAAAGGTGTGTATACTGGCCCTGCAAGAGTTGGAAACCAAGTATTACCTAACCAACATATCATTTCTGGTAATAGACCCGGCAACTACGTCTTTGCTGATAATAACAATAAGTACATCCCGTACTTTATGCAGATCTTTTTTGCAAATCAGCAGCTTTCTGGGTCAGACTATAATTTCTTCTACCCTGGCTCCAACTGGAACGGTACCATGCATGTGGCTAATGCGAAAGTGGTTACCCCAAACATTATCGCTGAAAATGGTGTGATCCATGAAATAGACGAGGTCATTCTTCCTTTAGAAAACATTGAAGAATATATGGCCGGTAAATCTGAATACAGTGTTTTTAGAGGGCTTTTTGAAAAGTACATGGTATACTACCAGGAGAATGCTGAGGCAACCGCACGAAATAAAGTGTTAACTGGGTCGGCGAATCCTGTATATGCGAAGATTTATGATGGTCTGTTGGAGTTCGCTTTGAATGATGAAGGATTTGAAGTACGAGGCGCCAACCGCCAGAACAACGAAGGCCAGTCTAATACCTATACCATTTTTGCTCCTAAAAATGATGTAGCCACTAATTATATTAACAATGTGCTGCTTCAGCATTACAGTTCACTGGATGAAATGCCTATTGAGATCATCCGTGATTTCTTAAATGCCCATATGTTCCCTTCGGCAGTATGGCCTTCCAAATTCAGACAGGCACCTCTCAAAACCAGTGAGGAAGCCAGAATAGATCCTGGCAGCAACGTGGTAGATGCAAAAATTCTGAGCAACGGTTTCTTTTATGGCACCAACAAAGTGCAGGAAGCCAATGTATTTCATACCGTTTACGGAAAAGCTTACCTTGATCCAAAGTACTCTTTAATGATCAGGGCATTAGCCGGGTATAAAGAAAGCCTTACCCTTCCTAATGTTAAGTACACGCTGTTCCTGATTTCCAATGACGTCCTGACTGCCGCCGGATTCTCCTGGGATACCCGATTCAACTACTGGGTGTACACACCGCCTACCGGAGGCGCAACCGTAACAGGGCCCCAAGCCTTGGTGCGCCTTCAAAGAATCATTGATCAGCATATTGTTCCGGCAGGTGATAACAGAAATACAGTATTCAGTGACCTAAGTGGAGAAGGCATCATCCAGACCTTTAGTGAAGAATACATTAGATACAATAACAACAAGGTGTTTGCAGCCGGTAATGTAGACAAGCGAGAGGTAGTTAATCTAACTGGGCCGGTACAGGCCAGCAATGGTGTTGTCTATTATGTAGATAAGATTCTGAATTTTTCTGAATTGAAACCAAGCCAGCACATTGCGGCCAATCCTCTATTCTCTCATTTCTTCAATTACCTCAGAAACTCCTCTCTGATGTATGATGCTACTACTCTTGATGTGAAAGGAACCACGGTAGGAACACCTTATACTTATCTGATTCCTACCAATGCCGCCATTCAGCAGGCAGTGAAGGATGGTATTTTGCCTGGTGCCGTAGCAACAGGGGTACCCAACTTTAACCCTACCACCGCCCAGCAGCGTGAGCAGGTAGCCAACTTTATCCAGTACCATATCATCGCCAAAGAACAGGTGCCGGCTAAAAACCAGCCTGAGGACCCTAGAGGGTATGAAACTCTTTTCCAGGATGTAAATGGTAATGTAGGTATTGTAGGTGTTTCTTATGTAGCTGGACAAATGGTGATTACTGATGCCCATAACAGGAAAGCGAACGTCATCAAGGCAAACAGTAATGTTTTGTCAAACAGGGCCATCATCCATCAGCTTGACAACTACTTACGGTACCGGGATAATTAA
- a CDS encoding SH3 domain-containing protein: protein MPNIFCKFCLVFCAFWLFNPQPVLAQYSNSLLSKADSLYTQHRYTQALDIYKQLLKKKRIYSPQMLLKMAYIHEGLQQYTQSMHYLQLYYSKHPTRSVLRKMEEVGLQQHFSGYEYTDWNFFKTQFYKYYSEILEILLVGAIICITILVSSWVKRKPVTSRVKVGFVMYLAFIFYFTNFLSLDQEGIIQNSNVPIMTAPSAGAGLVATVGMGHKVNIEGEYDIWYQIEWEDKTAYIRKNNLLLLPQPLSDKGIL, encoded by the coding sequence ATGCCAAACATTTTTTGCAAATTCTGTCTGGTTTTTTGTGCCTTCTGGCTCTTCAACCCGCAACCTGTTCTGGCTCAATATTCTAACAGTCTACTTTCCAAAGCAGATTCTTTGTACACCCAACACAGGTACACCCAAGCCTTAGATATTTACAAGCAGTTGCTGAAGAAGAAGCGAATTTATTCTCCACAGATGCTCTTGAAAATGGCGTACATTCATGAAGGGCTGCAGCAATACACCCAATCCATGCACTACCTGCAACTGTATTACAGCAAGCACCCCACCCGGTCTGTCCTGCGGAAGATGGAAGAAGTAGGTTTACAGCAACATTTTTCTGGCTACGAGTATACCGACTGGAACTTCTTCAAAACTCAGTTCTACAAGTACTACTCTGAGATACTAGAAATTCTGTTAGTTGGGGCTATTATCTGCATTACAATTCTGGTGAGCAGTTGGGTTAAGCGCAAACCAGTAACCTCCAGAGTAAAAGTTGGTTTTGTGATGTACCTTGCTTTTATCTTTTACTTCACCAATTTTCTGAGCCTGGATCAGGAGGGAATCATTCAGAACAGCAATGTCCCCATCATGACCGCTCCTTCAGCTGGAGCTGGCTTGGTGGCAACAGTTGGCATGGGGCACAAAGTAAACATTGAAGGGGAATATGACATCTGGTATCAGATTGAATGGGAAGACAAGACTGCCTACATCAGAAAAAACAATCTATTATTGTTACCCCAGCCTTTAAGTGACAAAGGGATACTTTAG
- the rlmD gene encoding 23S rRNA (uracil(1939)-C(5))-methyltransferase RlmD, giving the protein MAAEGKCLVRHDNLVVFISDVAPGDVVDVKITKKRKNYLEGVPVHFHEYSEARTQPFCEHFGVCGGCKWQHIPYETQLFYKQKQVNDNVERIGKIKGHEMLPILPSDRVSFYRNKLEYTFSDNAWLTKEQIDSGEELERRALGFHIPLRFDKIVDLRHCYLQPGPSNEIRLAVKGYAIEHNLPFFDLVKQEGFLRNLIVRTANTGDLMVIVQVFQDKMEWLQPLLDFLLQEFPQITSLQYVVNSKGNETFHDLEVVCYHGDPYIHEQMEGLRFRVGPKSFYQTNSEQAYNLYKLTREFALLNGTETVYDLYTGAGTIANFVARSAAQVVGIEYVASAIEDAKINSQINDITNTHFYAGDMKDVLTNELFAHHGRPDVIITDPPRAGMHPDVVAKLLEVKANRIVYVSCNPATQARDLEMLSELYDVIKIQPVDMFPQTYHVESVALLTLRG; this is encoded by the coding sequence ATGGCCGCCGAGGGCAAGTGCCTGGTGCGCCATGACAACCTGGTGGTATTCATTTCTGACGTGGCTCCCGGCGACGTGGTGGATGTTAAGATCACCAAAAAACGGAAGAATTACCTGGAGGGAGTGCCTGTGCATTTCCATGAGTATTCTGAGGCGCGTACTCAGCCGTTTTGTGAGCATTTCGGTGTATGCGGGGGATGTAAGTGGCAGCACATTCCGTATGAAACCCAGCTGTTCTACAAGCAGAAACAGGTAAATGACAACGTGGAGCGCATCGGCAAGATCAAGGGCCATGAAATGCTTCCCATCCTTCCCTCAGACCGGGTAAGCTTTTACCGGAACAAGCTGGAATATACCTTCTCAGACAACGCCTGGTTGACCAAAGAACAGATCGACAGCGGTGAAGAACTGGAGCGAAGAGCATTAGGCTTCCATATCCCGCTAAGGTTCGATAAAATAGTAGACCTGCGCCACTGCTACCTGCAACCTGGTCCCTCTAATGAGATCAGGCTAGCCGTAAAAGGGTATGCCATTGAGCACAACCTGCCGTTCTTTGACCTGGTGAAGCAGGAAGGCTTTCTCAGGAACCTGATTGTACGCACTGCCAACACCGGTGACCTGATGGTGATTGTACAAGTTTTCCAGGACAAGATGGAGTGGCTGCAGCCCCTGCTGGATTTCCTTTTGCAGGAGTTCCCGCAGATCACCTCGCTGCAGTACGTGGTGAATAGCAAAGGCAACGAGACGTTCCATGACCTGGAGGTGGTGTGCTACCACGGTGACCCGTACATTCATGAGCAGATGGAAGGGCTCCGTTTCAGAGTGGGGCCAAAGTCTTTCTACCAGACCAACTCAGAACAGGCGTACAACCTCTACAAACTTACACGTGAGTTCGCCCTACTAAATGGCACAGAGACGGTATATGATCTTTATACGGGTGCTGGTACCATCGCTAACTTCGTGGCAAGGTCAGCCGCGCAGGTGGTAGGCATTGAGTACGTGGCCAGCGCCATTGAAGACGCCAAAATCAACTCGCAGATCAATGACATCACCAACACGCACTTTTACGCCGGTGACATGAAGGACGTGCTCACCAATGAACTCTTTGCGCATCATGGTAGGCCAGATGTCATTATCACAGATCCGCCCCGCGCGGGCATGCACCCAGACGTAGTAGCCAAGCTCTTGGAAGTGAAAGCGAACCGGATTGTGTACGTAAGCTGCAACCCGGCCACCCAGGCCCGCGACCTTGAAATGCTGTCTGAGCTGTACGATGTGATCAAAATTCAGCCGGTAGATATGTTCCCTCAGACGTACCATGTAGAAAGCGTGGCACTGCTGACTTTGAGAGGATAA
- a CDS encoding TetR/AcrR family transcriptional regulator has product MSSAPMTRKEQIDQVATSLFKSRGFAATTMRDLALELGIEAGSLYSHIKSKEDILQRVCFKMADEFNAAFDEVQHQDVPAGEKLRLAVAAHVRVLTKNPPAAGVFLNEWRHLSEPSLSKFHDMRFKYEESLRQIVRDGIASGEFKVTDEKFVVLTLLSSLNWLHMWYKPEGKMSPDEIAEFLSNLLLNGLKNF; this is encoded by the coding sequence ATGTCCAGTGCCCCAATGACCCGGAAAGAACAGATAGACCAAGTAGCCACTTCCCTATTTAAATCAAGGGGTTTTGCCGCCACCACCATGCGCGACCTTGCGCTGGAACTTGGAATTGAAGCCGGAAGCCTCTATTCACATATCAAATCTAAGGAAGACATTCTGCAGCGGGTCTGTTTCAAGATGGCCGATGAGTTTAACGCTGCCTTTGACGAGGTACAGCACCAGGACGTACCCGCCGGCGAAAAGCTACGTTTAGCTGTTGCCGCGCACGTGCGGGTATTAACTAAAAACCCGCCGGCAGCGGGCGTGTTCCTGAACGAATGGCGTCATTTAAGTGAGCCTTCACTGAGTAAATTCCATGACATGCGGTTCAAGTATGAGGAAAGTCTTCGTCAGATTGTGCGGGATGGCATCGCCAGCGGCGAGTTTAAAGTGACCGATGAAAAGTTTGTGGTGCTTACCCTGCTTTCTAGCTTAAACTGGCTGCACATGTGGTACAAGCCGGAAGGTAAAATGAGCCCAGACGAGATTGCCGAGTTCCTTTCTAATCTCTTGCTTAACGGGCTTAAAAACTTCTAA
- a CDS encoding SGNH/GDSL hydrolase family protein, whose amino-acid sequence MNILTLGDSNGTFPDSWPKQLQRALPNAQVYNISKGGRTIGFVNNGDNNLNSLLVIDENLRKAANHTKERPYDFIVLELGTNDAKAVFADRQKKVPGNLEKLIKTIKGSNYPTISQAKIIIISPPPYGTKAEVLEKYKGGDKRVKKMSKSFKKVAKRNGCLFVNGYKTPGLNIEAMTEDGLHLDVAGSKHLIEPVVALIAK is encoded by the coding sequence GTGAATATTTTAACTCTTGGCGATAGTAACGGCACTTTCCCAGACAGCTGGCCAAAGCAACTCCAGCGAGCCTTACCCAATGCGCAGGTATACAACATCAGTAAAGGTGGCCGGACCATTGGCTTTGTCAATAACGGTGACAATAACCTTAATTCACTTCTTGTCATTGATGAAAACCTCCGCAAAGCAGCTAATCATACGAAAGAAAGGCCCTATGACTTCATCGTCCTGGAACTGGGTACCAACGATGCCAAAGCAGTTTTTGCTGACCGGCAAAAAAAAGTGCCGGGTAACTTGGAAAAGCTGATCAAGACCATTAAGGGAAGCAACTATCCAACCATCAGCCAGGCTAAGATTATCATCATTTCTCCGCCTCCTTACGGTACCAAAGCAGAGGTCCTTGAAAAATACAAAGGTGGTGACAAAAGGGTGAAGAAGATGAGCAAGTCCTTTAAAAAGGTAGCGAAGCGTAACGGCTGCCTTTTTGTAAATGGCTATAAAACGCCTGGATTGAATATTGAGGCAATGACCGAAGATGGACTGCACCTGGATGTAGCAGGATCTAAGCATTTGATTGAACCAGTAGTAGCACTCATTGCGAAGTAA
- a CDS encoding low molecular weight protein tyrosine phosphatase family protein: MNVLFICSRNQWRSPTAEKVFQTYEGFTCRSAGTSDKARIKVNAKLLEWADLIFVMEKKHKQILISTYGTLVREKELYVLDIPDEYGYMDEELIQMLETSVSPLLYT; the protein is encoded by the coding sequence ATGAACGTTCTGTTTATTTGTAGCCGTAACCAATGGCGAAGCCCAACCGCTGAAAAGGTTTTTCAAACTTATGAAGGCTTTACCTGCCGGTCTGCCGGAACCTCAGATAAGGCTAGAATAAAAGTTAACGCCAAACTGCTGGAATGGGCTGACTTGATTTTTGTAATGGAGAAAAAGCATAAACAAATCCTGATCTCCACCTACGGTACCCTCGTCAGAGAAAAAGAACTATACGTGCTGGACATCCCAGATGAGTATGGGTACATGGACGAGGAATTAATTCAAATGCTGGAGACCTCTGTAAGTCCGCTCCTATACACCTGA
- the thiL gene encoding thiamine-phosphate kinase, whose translation MSEYTSLDTLGEFGLIRRLQENIELTQPSTVVGIGDDAAVLEPGQKQVVVTSDMLVENVHFDLTFCPLKHLGYKAVAVNVSDIAAMNAIPTQIVVSLAIGARYTVEAIEELYAGMRLACENYKVDLVGGDTTASRGGLVISITALGEVEKGKAVLRSTAQLNNLVCVTGDLGGAYLGLQLLEREKQAFLADPETQPELEGKDYVIGRQLRPEARMDVIHELKELGVHPTSMIDISDGLGSELLHICSQSRVGAAIYQDKLPADQQTLETAEEFKLDPVTCILNGGEDYELLFTVKMGDYDKIRNHPDITIIGNITDAGEGVRLVTPSGNAFPIKAQGWNHFS comes from the coding sequence ATGTCAGAATATACCTCTTTAGATACTTTGGGCGAATTTGGCCTGATCCGGCGATTGCAGGAGAACATTGAGTTAACCCAGCCTTCCACCGTGGTGGGCATCGGCGATGACGCCGCAGTGCTGGAGCCCGGCCAGAAGCAGGTGGTGGTGACGTCAGACATGCTGGTGGAGAACGTGCACTTTGACCTGACCTTTTGCCCTTTGAAGCACCTGGGCTATAAGGCAGTGGCGGTGAACGTGTCAGATATTGCCGCCATGAACGCCATCCCTACCCAGATTGTGGTGAGTTTAGCCATCGGCGCGCGCTATACCGTAGAAGCCATTGAAGAACTATACGCGGGCATGCGCCTGGCCTGCGAAAACTACAAAGTAGACTTGGTGGGCGGAGATACCACCGCCTCGCGCGGTGGACTGGTCATCAGCATCACCGCCTTGGGCGAAGTAGAAAAAGGAAAAGCTGTGCTGCGCAGTACTGCCCAACTAAATAATTTGGTGTGTGTGACCGGAGACTTAGGTGGCGCTTACCTGGGACTGCAATTACTGGAGCGCGAAAAACAGGCCTTCTTGGCTGACCCTGAGACCCAACCTGAACTGGAAGGCAAAGATTACGTGATAGGCCGTCAGTTACGCCCAGAGGCCCGCATGGATGTGATCCATGAACTCAAGGAACTAGGCGTGCATCCCACTTCTATGATTGACATTTCAGACGGACTAGGCTCGGAATTGCTGCATATCTGTTCGCAAAGCAGGGTAGGAGCAGCCATTTACCAGGATAAACTTCCTGCGGACCAGCAGACTCTGGAAACCGCAGAGGAATTCAAGCTGGACCCGGTTACGTGTATTCTGAATGGCGGCGAAGACTATGAACTGCTTTTCACCGTGAAGATGGGGGACTATGACAAAATCCGGAACCACCCAGACATTACCATCATTGGCAACATTACCGATGCTGGCGAGGGCGTGCGGTTGGTGACCCCAAGCGGCAATGCGTTCCCCATTAAGGCGCAAGGCTGGAATCACTTCAGCTAA
- a CDS encoding SDR family oxidoreductase yields MKNKVIIITGGSSGIGRACALAFGRAGGKVVISARNTQKLQEVGQELAAAGVEYLAVTGDVSKEVDCIRLIEETVVRFGKIDVMLNNAGISMRALFQDVDLEVIRQLMDINFWGTVYCTKYALPYLLKTKGSVIGVSSIAGYQGLPGRTGYSASKFAMQGFLGALRTETLHQGLHVMIACPGFTASNIRNTALAADGRQQGESPRDERKMMTSEEVAAMILEGTRRRRREMVMTSQGKLTVFLSKWLPGLTDKLVYNHMKKEPDSPFK; encoded by the coding sequence ATGAAGAATAAAGTAATTATCATCACCGGCGGCTCTTCGGGCATTGGTAGGGCGTGTGCTTTGGCGTTTGGAAGAGCGGGCGGAAAGGTGGTTATTTCAGCCAGGAATACCCAGAAGCTGCAGGAAGTAGGGCAGGAGTTAGCAGCTGCTGGGGTGGAATATCTGGCCGTGACGGGTGATGTAAGCAAGGAAGTTGATTGTATTAGGCTGATTGAAGAAACCGTGGTACGGTTCGGGAAGATAGACGTGATGCTGAATAATGCCGGCATTAGTATGCGGGCTCTCTTCCAAGACGTGGATCTGGAGGTGATCCGTCAGTTAATGGACATTAATTTTTGGGGCACTGTGTACTGCACAAAATATGCCTTGCCCTACCTCCTGAAAACCAAAGGCTCTGTAATTGGGGTTTCCTCCATTGCTGGATACCAGGGACTACCGGGCCGGACGGGGTATTCTGCATCTAAGTTTGCCATGCAGGGCTTTCTGGGAGCATTGCGCACCGAGACGCTTCACCAGGGTTTACATGTGATGATTGCCTGCCCAGGATTCACAGCTTCTAATATTAGAAACACCGCACTCGCTGCAGATGGCCGACAGCAAGGTGAGTCGCCGCGCGATGAAAGAAAGATGATGACGTCTGAGGAAGTGGCAGCCATGATTCTGGAGGGAACGCGCAGGCGCCGCCGTGAAATGGTGATGACAAGTCAGGGTAAATTAACCGTGTTCCTCAGTAAGTGGTTACCAGGCCTCACGGACAAGTTAGTGTACAACCACATGAAAAAAGAGCCAGATTCTCCTTTTAAATAA